A section of the Amycolatopsis sp. AA4 genome encodes:
- a CDS encoding SRPBCC family protein, giving the protein MTEQLPFLDEHRIVVPADAETTWRAVNQVVERFSGRLATGYAWAVGAADLKAAGPRPLAEGSTVPGFRVAAAEPPRLLALAGRHRFSEYRLTFRLEPGPEGQTLVRAESRARFPGVFGAGYRLLVIGSGGHVLGMRRMLGTIARLARN; this is encoded by the coding sequence ATGACGGAACAGCTGCCGTTCTTGGACGAGCATCGGATCGTCGTGCCCGCTGATGCCGAGACAACCTGGCGTGCGGTGAACCAGGTCGTCGAACGGTTCTCCGGCCGATTGGCCACTGGCTACGCCTGGGCGGTCGGCGCGGCCGATTTGAAGGCCGCTGGTCCCCGCCCGCTCGCCGAGGGCTCGACCGTTCCCGGGTTCCGGGTCGCCGCCGCCGAACCGCCGAGGCTGCTCGCGCTGGCCGGACGGCATCGGTTTTCCGAGTACCGCCTCACTTTCCGGCTCGAACCCGGTCCGGAGGGACAGACGCTGGTTCGCGCCGAGAGCCGGGCTCGGTTTCCCGGCGTGTTCGGGGCTGGGTACCGCTTGCTCGTCATCGGGAGCGGCGGCCACGTCCTCGGCATGCGGAGAATGCTGGGAACGATCGCGCGCCTCGCGCGCAATTAA
- a CDS encoding 3-hydroxyacyl-CoA dehydrogenase NAD-binding domain-containing protein: MTESKTIRWDKDSDGIVTLTLDDPDQSANTMNQAFRESLAATVDRLEAEKDDITGVVLTSAKKTFFAGGDLRDLIQAKPEHAAEITASSTAMKGHMRRLEQLGKPVVAAINGAALGGGLELALATHHRIAADVKGSQIGLPEVTLGLLPGGGGVVRTVRLLGIQSALLNVLLQGQRMKPRKALEVGLVHEVVDTVDELVPAAKAWIKANPEGGVQPWDVKGYKIPGGTPSNPSFAANLPAFPANLRKQLKGAPMPAPRAILAAAIEGSQVDFDTAILVETRYFVSLAIGQVSKNMTKAFFFDLQTINSGGSRPDGFEKFTAKKVGVLGAGMMGAAIAYVSAKAGIDVVLKDVSQEAAEKGKGYAVKLEEKALSRGKTTQEKSDALLARIKPTADPADFAGVDFVIEAVFESVELKHKVFGEIENIVNADAVLGSNTSTLPITTLAEGVQRTEDFIGIHFFSPVDKMPLVEIICGQKTSPATLAKVFDYTLQIRKTPIVVNDSRGFFTSRVIGTFINEAVAALGEGVEPASIEQAGSQAGYPAPPLQLMDELTLTLPRKIRAETRAAIEAEGGTWTPHASEAVIDTMLDKYDRKGRSTGAGFYEYDENGKRTGLWPGLREAFNSGSADVPFEDLKERMLFAEALETVKCFDEGVLTSVADANIGSIFGIGFPPWTGGVIQYINQYEGGLQGFVDRARELAARYGSHFEPPQSLVEKAAKGEIYE; the protein is encoded by the coding sequence ATGACCGAGAGCAAGACCATCCGCTGGGACAAGGATTCCGACGGCATCGTCACGCTGACCCTGGACGACCCGGACCAGTCGGCGAACACGATGAACCAGGCCTTCCGCGAGTCGCTCGCCGCGACCGTGGACCGGCTCGAAGCCGAGAAGGACGACATCACCGGTGTCGTGCTCACCTCGGCGAAGAAGACCTTCTTCGCCGGCGGCGACCTGCGCGACCTGATCCAGGCGAAGCCGGAGCACGCGGCCGAGATCACCGCGTCCAGCACCGCGATGAAGGGCCACATGCGCCGGCTCGAGCAGCTCGGCAAGCCGGTCGTCGCGGCCATCAACGGCGCGGCGCTCGGCGGCGGCCTCGAACTCGCGCTCGCGACGCACCACCGCATCGCGGCCGACGTGAAGGGCAGCCAGATCGGCCTGCCCGAGGTCACCCTGGGCCTGCTGCCCGGCGGCGGCGGCGTGGTCCGCACCGTGCGGCTGCTCGGCATCCAGAGCGCGCTGCTGAACGTGCTGCTGCAGGGCCAGCGGATGAAGCCGCGCAAGGCGCTCGAAGTGGGCCTGGTGCACGAGGTCGTGGACACCGTCGACGAGCTGGTGCCCGCCGCGAAGGCGTGGATCAAGGCCAACCCCGAGGGCGGTGTGCAGCCGTGGGACGTCAAGGGATACAAGATCCCGGGCGGCACCCCGTCGAACCCGAGCTTCGCGGCGAACCTGCCCGCGTTCCCGGCGAACCTGCGCAAGCAGCTCAAGGGCGCGCCGATGCCCGCGCCGCGCGCGATCCTCGCCGCCGCGATCGAGGGTTCGCAGGTCGACTTCGACACCGCGATCCTGGTCGAGACGCGCTACTTCGTGAGCCTGGCCATCGGGCAGGTCTCGAAGAACATGACCAAGGCGTTCTTCTTCGACCTGCAGACGATCAACTCCGGCGGTTCGCGTCCGGACGGGTTCGAGAAGTTCACCGCCAAGAAGGTCGGCGTGCTCGGCGCCGGGATGATGGGCGCCGCGATCGCCTACGTGTCCGCGAAGGCGGGCATCGACGTGGTCCTCAAGGACGTCTCGCAGGAGGCGGCCGAGAAGGGCAAGGGCTACGCGGTCAAGCTCGAGGAGAAGGCGCTCTCGCGCGGCAAGACCACGCAGGAGAAGTCGGACGCGCTGCTGGCGCGGATCAAGCCGACCGCCGACCCGGCCGACTTCGCGGGCGTCGACTTCGTCATCGAGGCCGTGTTCGAGAGCGTCGAGCTGAAGCACAAGGTGTTCGGCGAGATCGAGAACATCGTCAACGCGGACGCGGTGCTGGGTTCCAACACCTCGACGCTGCCGATCACCACCCTCGCCGAGGGCGTGCAGCGGACCGAGGACTTCATCGGGATCCACTTCTTCTCGCCGGTGGACAAGATGCCGCTGGTCGAGATCATCTGCGGCCAGAAGACGTCGCCCGCCACGCTGGCGAAGGTCTTCGACTACACGCTGCAGATCCGCAAGACCCCGATCGTCGTCAACGACAGCCGCGGCTTCTTCACGTCGCGGGTCATCGGCACCTTCATCAACGAGGCGGTCGCCGCGCTGGGCGAAGGCGTCGAGCCGGCGTCGATCGAGCAGGCGGGTTCGCAGGCCGGCTACCCGGCGCCGCCGCTGCAGCTGATGGACGAGCTGACCCTGACGCTGCCGCGCAAGATCCGCGCGGAGACCCGCGCCGCGATCGAGGCCGAGGGCGGCACCTGGACGCCGCACGCGTCCGAGGCCGTCATCGACACGATGCTCGACAAGTACGACCGCAAGGGCCGTTCCACGGGTGCGGGCTTCTACGAGTACGACGAGAACGGCAAGCGCACCGGTCTGTGGCCGGGCCTGCGCGAGGCGTTCAACTCGGGTTCGGCGGACGTGCCGTTCGAGGACCTCAAGGAGCGCATGCTCTTCGCCGAGGCGCTGGAAACGGTGAAGTGCTTCGACGAGGGCGTCCTGACCTCGGTCGCGGACGCCAACATCGGGTCCATCTTCGGCATCGGCTTCCCGCCGTGGACCGGCGGCGTGATCCAGTACATCAACCAGTACGAGGGCGGCCTGCAGGGCTTCGTGGACCGCGCCCGCGAACTGGCCGCGCGCTACGGCAGCCACTTCGAGCCGCCGCAGTCGCTCGTGGAGAAGGCCGCCAAGGGCGAGATCTACGAATAA
- a CDS encoding low temperature requirement protein A, whose amino-acid sequence MPTRRLHLVRADEGHRVTTLELFFDLVFVYAITQTTELMAGRLSLLGVGEGLLVLMVLWWCWCSYAWLGTTIHVDHGIARLAMFGAMAVMFLVALAVPQALTNQPGGLDGPLLFVACYGVVRLLHIVAYLGAARHDAELRLVLLKMLRGLLPSLALLAVAAVVGGPWQPALWVVALAVDYLNVYLSGPAGWRLHSPAHFAERFGLIVIIALGESIVAIGIGIGHVPITWLVAGSAICGIALAAGMWWTYFDLVAHVAESRLARAEGIARNKLATDSYTYLHLPLIAGIVLVALGLKKAFATLDHDPADALHGVALWALTGGLALYLVALSSLRRRNLGSWNRQRLVLAAVLLGITPLLGHVPAALLLLIVTASVLLLIAFERTSLARRPVVE is encoded by the coding sequence GTGCCCACGAGACGGTTGCATCTGGTTCGCGCGGACGAAGGCCACCGCGTCACGACCCTTGAGCTGTTTTTCGACCTGGTCTTCGTCTACGCCATCACGCAGACCACCGAACTGATGGCCGGGCGGCTGAGCCTGCTCGGCGTCGGCGAGGGACTGCTGGTGCTGATGGTGCTGTGGTGGTGCTGGTGCAGTTACGCGTGGCTCGGCACGACGATCCACGTCGACCACGGCATCGCGCGGCTGGCGATGTTCGGCGCGATGGCGGTGATGTTCCTGGTCGCGCTCGCGGTGCCGCAGGCGCTCACCAACCAGCCGGGCGGACTGGACGGGCCGTTGCTGTTCGTCGCTTGCTACGGCGTCGTGCGGCTGCTGCACATCGTCGCCTACCTCGGGGCGGCGCGGCACGACGCCGAATTGCGCTTGGTGCTGCTGAAAATGCTGCGCGGGCTGCTGCCGAGCCTGGCTTTGCTGGCCGTCGCCGCCGTCGTGGGCGGACCGTGGCAGCCGGCGCTGTGGGTGGTCGCGCTGGCGGTGGACTACCTCAACGTCTATCTGTCCGGCCCCGCGGGCTGGCGGCTGCACTCGCCCGCGCACTTCGCCGAGCGGTTCGGGCTGATCGTGATCATCGCGCTGGGCGAATCGATCGTGGCGATCGGCATCGGGATCGGGCACGTGCCGATCACGTGGCTCGTCGCCGGGTCGGCGATCTGCGGGATCGCGCTCGCCGCCGGGATGTGGTGGACGTACTTCGACCTGGTCGCGCACGTCGCCGAAAGCAGGCTGGCCCGCGCCGAAGGCATCGCGCGGAACAAGCTCGCCACCGATTCCTACACCTATCTGCACCTGCCGCTCATCGCCGGCATCGTCCTCGTCGCGCTCGGGTTGAAGAAGGCGTTCGCGACCCTGGACCACGATCCGGCGGACGCGCTGCACGGCGTCGCGCTGTGGGCGCTGACCGGCGGGCTTGCGCTGTACCTGGTCGCGCTCAGTTCGCTGCGCCGGCGCAACCTCGGCAGCTGGAATCGGCAGCGCCTCGTGCTCGCGGCGGTGCTGCTCGGCATCACTCCCCTCCTCGGACACGTGCCCGCGGCCTTGCTGCTGCTGATCGTCACGGCCTCGGTCCTGCTGCTCATCGCGTTCGAACGCACGTCGCTGGCCCGGCGCCCGGTCGTCGAGTGA
- a CDS encoding acyl-CoA dehydrogenase family protein, whose translation MGLGLAALTRLAGSKAIDRVGLRGPVQNLVKTGTRTGFRAAGAATRSFTSVQRLGKPARLAKPDDRGLFDLTPDEDQKLIVETVSEFAAEQLRPAAADADEKLAAPEGLLSRAAELGISLVGIPEELGGAGTERSVVTNALVAEALAHGDLGLAVAVLAPSAVSTALVAWGDEQQQADYVPAFTGEQVPAAALALLERTPLFDPFKPATKAKRTPKGYQLDGVKSLVPRAAEAELFLVSADLEGRGPALFLVESSNAGVTIESEPAMGLRGAATGKLHLEKVSLPAGALLGGGKADVFTEVVRLSRLGWAALAAGVGKAVLDYVVPYVNERTAFGEPISHRQAVAFSVADIAIELEGLRLVTLRAAARAEQGKEYAREAALARKLATDKGMQIGNAGVQLLGGHGFVKEHPVERWYRDLRAIGVMEGAVLL comes from the coding sequence ATGGGCCTCGGCCTGGCCGCGCTCACCCGGTTGGCCGGGAGCAAGGCGATCGACCGGGTCGGGCTGCGCGGGCCGGTGCAGAACCTGGTCAAGACGGGGACCCGGACCGGTTTCCGCGCGGCGGGGGCGGCGACGCGGTCGTTCACCTCGGTCCAGCGGCTGGGCAAACCGGCGCGGCTGGCGAAACCGGACGACCGCGGGCTGTTCGACCTGACGCCGGACGAGGACCAGAAGCTCATCGTCGAAACGGTCAGCGAGTTCGCCGCCGAGCAGCTGCGGCCGGCCGCCGCGGACGCCGACGAGAAGCTCGCCGCGCCGGAGGGTCTGCTGAGCCGCGCGGCCGAGCTGGGCATCAGCCTCGTCGGCATCCCGGAAGAGCTGGGCGGCGCGGGCACCGAGCGTTCGGTCGTGACGAACGCGCTGGTCGCGGAGGCGCTCGCGCACGGCGACCTCGGCCTGGCGGTGGCCGTGCTGGCCCCGTCGGCGGTGAGCACCGCGCTGGTCGCGTGGGGCGACGAGCAGCAGCAGGCCGACTACGTGCCCGCGTTCACCGGCGAGCAGGTGCCCGCCGCGGCGCTCGCGCTGCTGGAGCGGACGCCGTTGTTCGACCCGTTCAAGCCCGCCACCAAGGCGAAGCGCACCCCGAAGGGCTACCAGCTCGACGGCGTGAAGTCGCTCGTCCCGCGGGCGGCGGAGGCGGAGCTGTTCCTCGTCTCGGCCGACCTGGAAGGCCGCGGACCGGCGCTGTTCCTGGTGGAATCGTCGAACGCGGGCGTGACGATCGAGTCCGAACCCGCGATGGGCCTGCGCGGCGCGGCCACCGGGAAGCTGCACCTGGAGAAGGTCTCGCTGCCCGCGGGCGCGCTGCTCGGCGGCGGCAAGGCGGACGTGTTCACCGAGGTGGTCCGGCTTTCCCGGCTCGGCTGGGCGGCGCTCGCCGCGGGCGTCGGCAAGGCGGTGCTGGACTACGTCGTGCCTTACGTGAACGAGCGCACCGCGTTCGGCGAGCCGATCAGCCACCGGCAGGCGGTCGCGTTCTCGGTGGCGGACATCGCGATCGAGCTGGAGGGTCTGCGCCTGGTCACGCTGCGCGCGGCCGCGCGGGCCGAGCAGGGCAAGGAATACGCGCGGGAAGCGGCGCTCGCCCGCAAGCTCGCGACGGACAAGGGCATGCAGATCGGCAACGCCGGCGTGCAGCTGCTTGGCGGGCACGGGTTCGTGAAGGAGCATCCGGTGGAGCGCTGGTACCGCGACCTGCGGGCGATCGGCGTGATGGAAGGCGCCGTCCTCCTCTGA
- a CDS encoding DUF3761 domain-containing protein → MLRKLGMALVAGVLVAGCGAVPTGSAPSGVTSEYSPPHTTSYSAPATPPTSIAVPVTTQPVAPLVAPTTAAKPKPAPKTQTAPRITTPKADVPNQAAPDPGPAECGTDYYRNSSGNCVHRPDSNPSGATAQCNDGTYSYSQHRSGTCSHHGGVKQWL, encoded by the coding sequence GTGCTGCGGAAACTGGGGATGGCATTGGTCGCGGGCGTTCTGGTCGCCGGGTGCGGAGCGGTGCCGACCGGGAGCGCGCCGTCTGGGGTGACGAGCGAGTATTCGCCGCCGCATACGACGAGCTACAGCGCACCGGCGACTCCGCCGACCTCGATCGCGGTCCCGGTGACCACACAGCCGGTCGCCCCGCTCGTCGCGCCGACCACGGCGGCCAAGCCCAAACCAGCGCCGAAGACCCAGACCGCCCCGCGGATCACGACGCCGAAGGCCGACGTGCCGAACCAGGCCGCGCCGGATCCCGGCCCGGCCGAGTGCGGCACCGACTACTACCGCAACTCCTCCGGAAACTGCGTCCACCGCCCGGACTCGAATCCCTCCGGCGCGACCGCGCAGTGCAACGACGGCACGTACAGCTACAGCCAGCACCGTTCCGGCACCTGCTCGCACCACGGCGGCGTCAAACAGTGGCTGTAG
- a CDS encoding acyl-CoA dehydrogenase family protein, producing the protein MINLEAPKKAGALINQAYQAAAEVFRPISRKYDRAEHTYPSELDMFAALLDGLNSSGEGGAGAAGVRRSEKDDGPKGNRNGANLNVVLGTIEMCWGDVGLLLSMPRQGLGNAAIGSVATDEQLERFKGLWAAMAITEPGCGSDSAAITTTATQDGDDYILNGEKIFVTSGQRADAVVVWATLDRTKGRAAIKSFVVEKGTPGFEVVRVEHKLGIRASDTAVLRFENCRVPRENLLGTPEIDTAKGFAGVMQTFDNTRPLVAAMAIGVARAALDETRRILTEAGIVIDYDRPSLTQHAAAATFLQLEADYEAAYLLTLESAWMADNRQPNSLQASMAKAKAGRTVVDVTLKCVELAGAYGYTEESLLEKWSRDAKILDIFEGTQQIQQLIVARRVLGKTSAELK; encoded by the coding sequence ATGATCAACCTGGAAGCTCCGAAGAAGGCCGGCGCGCTGATCAACCAGGCGTACCAGGCCGCGGCCGAGGTGTTCCGGCCGATCTCGCGCAAGTACGACCGCGCCGAACACACCTATCCGTCCGAATTGGACATGTTCGCCGCGCTGCTGGACGGGCTGAACTCCTCCGGCGAGGGCGGGGCGGGCGCGGCCGGCGTCCGCCGGTCCGAAAAGGACGACGGCCCCAAGGGAAACCGCAACGGGGCCAACCTGAACGTGGTGCTCGGCACGATCGAAATGTGCTGGGGCGACGTCGGCCTGCTGCTGTCCATGCCGCGCCAGGGCCTCGGCAACGCCGCGATCGGCTCGGTGGCGACCGACGAGCAGCTCGAGCGGTTCAAGGGCCTGTGGGCCGCGATGGCGATCACCGAACCCGGCTGCGGTTCGGACTCCGCCGCCATCACGACGACGGCCACCCAGGACGGCGACGACTACATCCTGAACGGCGAGAAGATCTTCGTGACCTCCGGCCAGCGCGCCGACGCCGTCGTGGTCTGGGCGACACTCGACCGCACGAAGGGCCGCGCCGCGATCAAGTCGTTCGTGGTGGAGAAGGGCACGCCCGGCTTCGAGGTCGTGCGCGTGGAGCACAAACTGGGCATCCGCGCGTCCGACACCGCCGTGCTGCGCTTCGAAAACTGCCGCGTTCCCCGCGAAAACCTCTTGGGCACGCCGGAAATCGACACGGCCAAGGGTTTCGCCGGGGTCATGCAGACCTTCGACAACACCCGCCCGCTGGTGGCCGCGATGGCGATCGGCGTCGCCCGCGCGGCGCTGGACGAAACCCGCCGCATCCTCACCGAAGCGGGCATCGTCATCGACTACGACCGCCCGTCCTTGACGCAGCACGCCGCGGCCGCGACGTTCCTGCAACTGGAAGCGGACTACGAGGCGGCGTACCTGCTGACGTTGGAGTCGGCGTGGATGGCGGACAACCGCCAGCCGAACTCCCTGCAGGCTTCGATGGCGAAAGCCAAGGCGGGCCGCACGGTGGTCGACGTGACGCTGAAGTGCGTCGAACTCGCCGGAGCGTACGGGTACACGGAGGAATCGCTGCTGGAGAAATGGTCCCGGGATGCCAAGATCCTGGACATTTTCGAGGGGACGCAGCAGATTCAGCAGCTCATTGTGGCTCGGCGGGTGCTGGGGAAGACCTCGGCTGAGCTGAAGTAG
- a CDS encoding acetyl-CoA C-acetyltransferase, which yields MSSEAYIYEALRTPRGKNKGGALHGTKPVDLVVGLIQELKVRHPNLDPQAIDDIVLGVVSPVGEQGADIARTAALVAGLPQTVAGVQLNRFCASGLEATNVAAQKIRSGWDQLVIAGGVESMSRVPMGSDGGALFMDPATAYDHYIAPQGIGADLIATIEGFSREDVDAFAVRSQEKAEAAWSGGYFAKSVVPVKDLNGVTILDHDEHRRPGTTVEGLAKLKPAFTTIGEMGGFDAVALQKYHQVEKIDHVHTGGNSSGIVDGSAIVLIGSEQAGKTFGLTPRARIVATASIGSEPTIMLTGPTPATEKVLKTAGLTPDDIDLWELNEAFASVVLKWQKDLNLPDEKINVNGGAIAMGHPLGATGAMLVGTVVDELERRQARRALVTLCIGGGMGVATIIERV from the coding sequence GTGAGTAGCGAGGCCTACATCTACGAGGCGTTGCGCACGCCCCGGGGCAAGAACAAGGGCGGTGCCCTGCACGGCACCAAGCCGGTCGACCTGGTGGTCGGCCTCATCCAGGAGCTGAAGGTCCGCCACCCGAACCTCGATCCGCAGGCGATCGACGACATCGTGCTCGGCGTCGTCTCCCCGGTGGGCGAGCAGGGCGCGGACATCGCGCGCACCGCCGCGCTCGTCGCGGGCCTGCCGCAGACGGTCGCGGGCGTGCAGCTCAACCGGTTCTGCGCGTCCGGGCTCGAGGCCACGAACGTCGCGGCGCAGAAGATCCGCTCCGGCTGGGACCAGCTGGTCATCGCGGGCGGCGTGGAGTCGATGTCGCGCGTGCCGATGGGTTCCGACGGCGGCGCGCTGTTCATGGACCCGGCCACCGCGTACGACCACTACATCGCCCCGCAGGGCATCGGCGCGGACCTGATCGCGACGATCGAGGGCTTCTCCCGCGAGGACGTCGACGCGTTCGCGGTCCGCTCGCAGGAGAAGGCCGAGGCGGCCTGGTCCGGCGGCTACTTCGCGAAGTCCGTGGTGCCGGTGAAGGACCTGAACGGCGTCACGATCCTCGACCACGACGAGCACCGCCGTCCGGGGACCACGGTCGAGGGGCTGGCGAAGCTCAAGCCCGCCTTCACCACGATCGGCGAGATGGGCGGGTTCGACGCCGTCGCGCTCCAGAAGTACCACCAGGTCGAGAAGATCGACCACGTGCACACCGGCGGCAACTCGTCCGGCATCGTCGACGGGTCGGCCATCGTGCTGATCGGCTCCGAGCAGGCGGGCAAGACCTTCGGCCTCACGCCGAGGGCGCGCATCGTCGCCACCGCCTCGATCGGGTCCGAGCCCACGATCATGCTGACCGGTCCGACGCCGGCCACCGAGAAGGTGCTGAAGACCGCGGGCCTGACCCCGGACGACATCGACCTGTGGGAGCTCAACGAGGCGTTCGCGTCCGTCGTGCTCAAGTGGCAGAAGGACCTGAACCTTCCGGACGAGAAGATCAACGTCAACGGCGGCGCGATCGCCATGGGCCACCCGCTCGGCGCCACCGGCGCGATGCTGGTCGGCACCGTGGTCGACGAGCTGGAACGCCGTCAGGCGCGCCGGGCGCTGGTGACTCTGTGCATCGGCGGCGGCATGGGTGTCGCGACCATCATCGAGCGGGTGTGA
- a CDS encoding TetR/AcrR family transcriptional regulator, with product MSTSPARGTRPRDRKAQLAAVAAELFRARGFHGVGINDIAAAAGVTGPALYRHFADKQAILAYVVLAGIDDMESATAVALADSAPPPEQLNALLTGLATQAVERREIAALWRWEGPHLPREQRREIRRRSGAVLDAWAKALLTLRPELAADEAELLCWAALSVFGSVAVHHTSVARKRFVPLLVELAMTVLDLSLPVPEEPAPPVTSSLGTPSRREQVLTAATGLFAERGFHAVSMEDIGAAAGIAGPSVYRHFPSKAALMVAIGHRAADRLALAAEQALQAPDERSALSRLAASYVHILLRTPELLVSFTADRVTMPERDKADLRRVQRDYVDQWVSLLCAVFPELPAREAKIRVHAALTIANDLSRTGPIKSRPHLQTELTAVLHAVLGLS from the coding sequence ATGAGTACGTCTCCCGCCCGCGGCACGCGGCCTCGCGACCGCAAGGCCCAACTCGCCGCCGTCGCGGCCGAGCTGTTTCGCGCGCGCGGGTTCCACGGCGTCGGGATCAACGACATCGCCGCCGCGGCGGGCGTGACCGGACCCGCGCTGTACCGGCATTTCGCCGACAAGCAGGCGATCCTCGCCTACGTCGTGCTCGCCGGGATCGACGACATGGAATCGGCCACCGCGGTCGCGCTCGCCGATTCCGCGCCGCCGCCCGAGCAGCTGAACGCCCTGCTCACCGGCCTCGCGACACAGGCCGTCGAGCGCCGGGAGATCGCCGCGCTGTGGCGCTGGGAAGGTCCGCACCTGCCGCGCGAGCAGCGCCGGGAGATCCGCCGCCGGTCCGGCGCGGTGCTCGACGCGTGGGCGAAAGCCCTGCTCACGCTGCGCCCGGAGCTGGCCGCGGACGAGGCCGAGCTGCTGTGCTGGGCCGCGCTGTCGGTGTTCGGCAGCGTCGCGGTGCACCACACCTCGGTGGCGCGCAAACGCTTCGTGCCGCTGCTGGTCGAACTCGCGATGACCGTGCTCGACCTCTCCTTGCCGGTTCCGGAAGAACCCGCGCCGCCGGTCACGAGCAGCCTCGGCACGCCGTCCCGCCGCGAGCAGGTGCTGACCGCCGCGACCGGCCTGTTCGCCGAACGCGGTTTCCACGCGGTGAGCATGGAGGACATCGGCGCGGCGGCAGGCATCGCCGGACCCAGCGTGTACCGGCACTTTCCTAGCAAGGCCGCGCTGATGGTCGCGATCGGCCACCGCGCGGCCGACCGGCTCGCACTGGCCGCCGAGCAGGCACTGCAAGCCCCCGACGAACGGTCCGCGCTCAGCCGGCTCGCCGCGTCGTACGTGCACATTCTGCTGCGCACGCCGGAACTGCTGGTGTCCTTCACCGCGGACCGCGTGACCATGCCGGAACGCGACAAGGCCGATCTGCGCCGCGTCCAGCGCGACTACGTCGACCAGTGGGTTTCCCTGCTGTGCGCGGTGTTTCCGGAGCTTCCGGCGCGCGAGGCGAAGATCCGGGTGCATGCCGCGCTGACGATCGCGAACGATCTCAGCCGGACCGGGCCGATCAAGAGCAGGCCGCATCTGCAGACGGAACTGACCGCGGTGCTGCACGCGGTTCTCGGGCTCAGCTGA
- a CDS encoding DUF4157 domain-containing protein produces MAEPVFADRLPTGKSGTRGRAATEFVVGATDDPAEHEAHHLAGQLASDEHPTSPGPRPRPTGSGERLDNRAQANVTETLAAPGQPLDPETRGAFETKLGRDFSTVRVHNGPAAADSARALNASAYTVGDAIVFGAGRYEPRSPAGRHLLAHELAHVAQQTGAPARVIRRAPPVPPPPPPLVLGATSTNAATETLYHYGDLEGASVFMSSPGYPRLTDCDIAASVEEAARYTGTPVRDTVRFKYELKIDREYFARHFKNVATRAGGYSEFGTDQPIPVKYFRKVATLLRGPSGSPPVTGGGAGGGATGGGIAGQKALPQSGSAAEGALSKAPGTAGPGVEGAAEGAATGVATRSVLLAGLRFLTGAAIGAAIGVLVGLAYAAVTRKLIAGDIELALQTIPADRQQRIQARVDALPAGKRKFARITLDYTMFRSTLGFLGGPDAYKFGSMRLVGVHPGNEELDFPASVTETPGQTYPVLATREIIVRISYTAPID; encoded by the coding sequence ATGGCCGAACCCGTATTCGCCGACCGGCTCCCGACGGGCAAGTCCGGGACGCGGGGGCGCGCGGCGACCGAATTCGTCGTCGGCGCCACCGACGACCCCGCGGAGCACGAAGCGCACCACCTCGCCGGGCAACTGGCGTCGGACGAGCACCCGACCTCGCCCGGGCCGCGTCCCCGCCCGACCGGGTCCGGCGAGCGGCTCGACAACCGGGCACAGGCCAACGTGACCGAAACCCTCGCCGCTCCGGGCCAGCCGCTCGACCCGGAAACCCGCGGCGCCTTCGAAACCAAGCTCGGCCGCGACTTTTCCACCGTGCGGGTGCACAACGGTCCCGCAGCCGCCGATTCGGCCCGCGCCTTGAACGCGAGCGCCTACACCGTCGGCGACGCGATCGTGTTCGGAGCAGGCAGGTACGAGCCGCGCTCCCCGGCCGGGCGGCACCTCCTCGCGCACGAACTCGCCCACGTCGCCCAGCAAACCGGAGCGCCCGCGCGAGTGATCCGGCGGGCACCGCCCGTCCCGCCGCCTCCGCCGCCGCTCGTCCTCGGCGCGACCAGCACGAACGCGGCGACGGAAACCCTTTATCACTACGGAGATCTGGAAGGCGCGAGCGTCTTCATGTCCTCGCCGGGCTATCCCCGCCTCACCGATTGCGATATCGCGGCTTCGGTCGAGGAAGCGGCCAGGTACACCGGAACGCCGGTCCGCGACACTGTCCGCTTCAAGTACGAGCTGAAGATCGATCGGGAGTACTTCGCCCGGCATTTCAAGAACGTCGCGACCCGCGCGGGCGGCTATTCCGAATTCGGGACCGATCAACCGATTCCGGTGAAGTACTTCCGGAAGGTCGCGACGCTGTTGCGCGGTCCCTCCGGCTCGCCGCCGGTGACCGGCGGCGGAGCGGGAGGCGGCGCGACCGGCGGCGGTATCGCGGGGCAGAAGGCCCTTCCCCAATCAGGATCGGCTGCGGAAGGGGCGTTGTCCAAGGCACCAGGCACCGCCGGGCCAGGCGTCGAAGGCGCGGCGGAAGGCGCGGCAACCGGCGTCGCGACCAGGTCCGTCCTGCTGGCCGGCCTGCGGTTCCTGACCGGCGCGGCGATCGGGGCGGCGATCGGCGTGCTCGTCGGGCTCGCCTACGCGGCGGTCACACGCAAGCTCATCGCCGGCGACATCGAACTCGCCCTCCAGACCATTCCCGCGGACCGGCAGCAGCGGATCCAAGCCCGCGTCGACGCGCTCCCCGCCGGGAAACGCAAATTCGCGAGAATCACCCTGGACTACACCATGTTCCGCTCCACCCTCGGGTTTCTCGGCGGCCCGGACGCGTACAAATTCGGCAGCATGCGCCTCGTCGGCGTGCACCCGGGCAACGAGGAACTCGACTTCCCCGCAAGCGTCACGGAAACGCCCGGACAGACGTATCCGGTACTGGCCACCCGCGAGATCATCGTCCGCATCAGCTACACCGCGCCGATCGACTGA